From one Desulfurobacterium thermolithotrophum DSM 11699 genomic stretch:
- a CDS encoding nitrous oxide-stimulated promoter family protein — MSLEREKETLQKMFKIYCKAKHGSQNGELCSECKELLDYALKRLDLCPFKEEKPSCKKCTIHCYQPEKRKKIKEVMRFSGPRLLLYDPFNWLIHKVKERTK; from the coding sequence ATGTCTCTTGAAAGAGAAAAAGAGACTTTACAGAAAATGTTTAAAATTTACTGTAAGGCAAAACATGGCTCTCAAAACGGAGAACTTTGTAGCGAATGCAAAGAGCTTCTTGACTATGCTCTTAAAAGATTAGACCTTTGTCCTTTCAAAGAAGAAAAACCAAGTTGTAAAAAGTGTACTATTCATTGTTACCAACCGGAAAAAAGAAAAAAAATTAAAGAAGTAATGAGATTTAGTGGACCAAGGCTCCTTCTTTACGATCCTTTTAATTGGCTTATCCATAAAGTAAAAGAAAGAACAAAATAA
- the cooS gene encoding anaerobic carbon-monoxide dehydrogenase catalytic subunit codes for MFGFFGRKGQEEKKKEENFCVESDLSKGIGLKVPSFHESVNYMYQKVKEAQLSNVTDRFEAMEAVRCKFCKEGVSCQLCSMGPCRITPKTPRGVCGIDVHGIVMRNLLIKANMGLSAYTYHCREAALTLLETAKGNTIYEIKDPSKIDLLAEVLDIDTSLPLNEKAKLVAEGVLKSLSQNDYSVFVEKLAPESRKEVFRKLGIMPKGPMNELVDSVTRSMTNIDGDYISLALAALRNGVASAFGTLIPLEIIQDALYGTPTPHECEVDFGVLDPDYVNILPNGHEPFVGMALVEVAKDPEIQKMAREAGAKGVKIVGSIETGQEMMARLQCGDVFAGLTSNWISIEYFLSTGAVDVFAMDMNCSLANLKEYADKYNFKLVAVSNLIGVPGSIRLEYKPGKEKEIAKEIIKIAIENFKERKNKPNTDVSRFKQKAIVGFSAEAIVNALGGSLNPLLEVIKNGDIKGVVALVNCTSLANGPQDSMTVQIAKELIKRDILVIGAGCGNAGLQKAGLETIEAVDKYAGPKLAGICKALGIPPVLSFGTCTDTGRIIMTVIAIANALGVDPSQLPVAVTAPEYMEQKAVIDGFSAVAMGLYTHVSPVPPVTGSDKVVKLLTEEVEGLTGGKIAVGDDPIVAADGIEEHIMKKREALGI; via the coding sequence ATGTTTGGATTCTTTGGAAGGAAAGGACAGGAAGAGAAGAAAAAAGAAGAAAATTTCTGCGTAGAGTCAGATCTTTCAAAAGGTATAGGACTTAAAGTGCCAAGTTTTCATGAAAGCGTTAATTACATGTACCAAAAAGTTAAAGAAGCTCAGCTTTCAAACGTTACCGATAGATTTGAAGCTATGGAAGCAGTTAGATGTAAGTTCTGTAAAGAAGGTGTTTCTTGCCAGCTTTGTTCAATGGGGCCTTGTAGAATTACTCCTAAGACTCCAAGAGGAGTATGTGGAATTGATGTTCATGGAATAGTAATGAGAAATCTTCTTATTAAAGCTAACATGGGACTTTCAGCCTATACCTATCACTGTAGAGAAGCTGCTTTAACGCTTCTTGAAACAGCAAAGGGAAATACAATTTATGAGATTAAAGACCCTTCAAAAATCGACCTTCTTGCAGAAGTTCTTGATATAGATACATCTCTCCCACTTAATGAAAAGGCAAAGCTTGTTGCTGAAGGAGTTCTTAAAAGCCTTTCCCAGAATGATTATTCTGTTTTTGTAGAAAAACTTGCTCCAGAAAGTAGAAAAGAAGTTTTTAGAAAACTTGGGATAATGCCTAAAGGTCCTATGAATGAGCTTGTTGATTCTGTAACAAGGTCTATGACAAATATTGATGGTGACTATATATCTTTAGCACTTGCAGCTTTAAGAAATGGTGTAGCTTCAGCATTTGGAACTCTTATACCACTTGAAATAATTCAGGATGCACTTTATGGAACACCAACTCCGCATGAGTGTGAAGTAGATTTTGGAGTCCTTGATCCAGATTATGTAAATATCCTTCCAAACGGTCACGAACCATTTGTTGGTATGGCTTTAGTAGAAGTTGCTAAAGACCCTGAAATTCAGAAGATGGCAAGAGAAGCCGGTGCAAAAGGAGTGAAGATTGTAGGTTCTATTGAAACCGGTCAAGAAATGATGGCAAGACTGCAGTGTGGAGATGTCTTTGCAGGCCTTACATCAAACTGGATTTCCATTGAATACTTCCTCTCTACGGGTGCAGTTGATGTTTTTGCAATGGACATGAACTGTTCACTCGCAAATCTTAAAGAATATGCCGATAAGTACAACTTCAAGCTTGTTGCTGTCTCTAACCTCATTGGAGTTCCAGGCTCTATAAGACTTGAGTATAAACCTGGAAAAGAGAAGGAAATAGCAAAAGAAATCATTAAGATAGCAATTGAAAACTTTAAAGAGAGAAAAAATAAACCTAACACAGACGTTTCAAGATTCAAACAAAAAGCTATTGTTGGATTTTCTGCAGAAGCTATAGTTAATGCTCTTGGAGGTAGCTTAAATCCTCTACTTGAAGTAATTAAGAATGGAGATATTAAAGGAGTTGTAGCCCTTGTTAACTGTACTTCTTTGGCTAACGGTCCACAAGACAGCATGACTGTTCAAATTGCAAAGGAACTCATAAAAAGAGATATCCTTGTAATAGGTGCAGGTTGTGGAAATGCAGGTCTTCAAAAGGCAGGATTAGAAACTATTGAAGCTGTTGATAAGTATGCAGGACCAAAACTTGCAGGTATATGTAAAGCTCTTGGAATACCACCGGTGTTATCGTTTGGTACCTGTACGGATACAGGAAGAATTATTATGACGGTTATAGCTATTGCAAATGCTCTTGGTGTTGATCCATCTCAGCTTCCTGTAGCAGTTACAGCTCCTGAATATATGGAACAAAAGGCTGTAATTGACGGATTTTCTGCAGTTGCAATGGGACTTTACACTCACGTTTCACCTGTTCCTCCAGTTACAGGATCAGATAAAGTTGTTAAGCTTCTTACAGAAGAAGTAGAAGGACTTACAGGAGGTAAGATAGCTGTAGGTGATGATCCTATTGTAGCTGCAGATGGAATAGAAGAACATATCATGAAAAAAAGAGAAGCTCTTGGAATATAA
- the groES gene encoding co-chaperone GroES produces the protein MKLKPLYDRVVVKKVEVEQKTAGGIILPDTAKEESQIGEVIAVGEGKVLENGDVRALKVKVGDKVLFSKYAGNEVEIDGEKLLVIREEDILAIVEE, from the coding sequence ATGAAACTCAAGCCACTTTATGACAGAGTAGTAGTTAAGAAAGTAGAAGTAGAACAGAAAACAGCAGGGGGAATTATCTTACCTGATACAGCAAAGGAAGAGTCCCAAATTGGTGAAGTTATAGCTGTTGGAGAAGGAAAGGTTCTTGAAAACGGAGACGTAAGAGCTCTAAAAGTAAAAGTTGGAGATAAAGTTCTCTTCAGCAAGTACGCTGGAAACGAAGTTGAAATTGATGGTGAAAAGCTTCTTGTAATCAGAGAAGAAGATATCTTAGCTATCGTAGAAGAGTAA
- a CDS encoding Crp/Fnr family transcriptional regulator, translating into MIEVLKKVQLLSGLSEKQLRKLEEISILKQYTKGKIIFNPSQKAEGFYILLKGKIKIYKTKKGKEQILRIFSSPVFFGEAASFTGENFPVWAETLEDSKILFISRKQFLELMREDPEIAIKLLTIMSKRLIYLTNLIESLSLKDALSKVSFYILKKVEETNNNEIEFRTNIVAMQLGLTKETVSRVLSKLKLMEVIKKDGNKVKILNKKALSELSE; encoded by the coding sequence TTGATTGAAGTTTTAAAAAAAGTACAGCTTCTTTCTGGACTTTCTGAAAAACAACTAAGAAAATTAGAAGAAATTTCTATCCTCAAACAATACACTAAAGGAAAGATAATATTTAATCCATCACAAAAGGCAGAAGGTTTTTACATCTTACTAAAGGGAAAAATAAAGATCTATAAAACTAAAAAAGGAAAAGAACAAATACTTAGAATTTTTTCAAGTCCAGTCTTTTTTGGAGAAGCTGCAAGCTTTACTGGAGAAAATTTTCCAGTATGGGCAGAAACTTTAGAAGATAGTAAAATACTTTTCATTTCAAGAAAGCAGTTTCTTGAGCTTATGAGAGAAGATCCAGAAATAGCTATCAAATTACTTACCATTATGTCTAAAAGGCTAATTTATCTTACGAATTTAATAGAAAGCCTTTCTCTTAAAGACGCACTTTCTAAGGTGTCCTTTTACATTTTGAAAAAAGTTGAGGAAACAAATAATAATGAAATTGAATTCAGAACAAATATAGTTGCAATGCAATTGGGTTTAACAAAAGAAACAGTTTCTAGAGTTCTCTCAAAACTTAAATTAATGGAAGTTATTAAAAAAGACGGAAATAAAGTAAAAATTCTAAACAAAAAAGCTTTATCTGAGTTATCTGAATAG